The Polyangiaceae bacterium genome includes a region encoding these proteins:
- a CDS encoding DUF47 domain-containing protein yields the protein MALTRDGVFWSAFSAMTERTVEATDALREMLEQPARATELAARIKDLEHAADKITHEVVQALHQTWITPLDREEIHALITSLDSVLDFVDAAGDKIALYEVDSVRPEALELVETLQKSVADIQKAVNGLQKIKDPAPLLELCRSINKHEHDADMIFRRALARLFKERTDPLELMKWRDILESMETSTDRAEDVANIIEGIILEHA from the coding sequence ATGGCCCTCACGCGAGACGGAGTCTTCTGGTCAGCGTTCTCTGCCATGACGGAGAGAACGGTCGAAGCGACGGACGCACTGCGCGAGATGCTGGAGCAACCCGCGCGCGCCACCGAGCTCGCTGCGCGCATCAAGGACCTCGAGCACGCCGCGGACAAGATCACCCACGAGGTCGTGCAGGCGTTGCACCAGACCTGGATCACACCGCTCGACCGCGAGGAGATCCACGCGCTGATCACCAGCCTCGACTCCGTGCTCGACTTCGTGGACGCCGCCGGCGACAAGATCGCCCTCTACGAGGTCGACAGCGTGAGGCCGGAGGCGCTGGAGCTGGTCGAGACGCTGCAAAAGTCCGTGGCCGACATCCAGAAGGCGGTGAACGGCCTGCAGAAGATCAAGGATCCGGCGCCGCTCCTGGAGCTGTGCCGGAGCATCAACAAGCACGAGCACGACGCGGACATGATCTTCCGTCGCGCCCTGGCCCGCCTGTTCAAGGAACGGACCGACCCACTCGAGCTGATGAAGTGGCGCGACATCCTGGAGTCGATGGAGACCTCCACGGACCGCGCCGAGGACGTCGCCAACATCATCGAGGGCATCATCCTGGAGCACGCTTGA
- a CDS encoding phenylacetate-CoA oxygenase subunit PaaI: MSERPPACACLQALLERQGYRELAAAQLFSSGVALAPTLDEKQMLARHCLDELEHFEIIATLLEEQGGGDLMSRVSPRVAELPSPETWLEMVVVGILFDRAVYYQLRAYAAAPDARVAELAVRVIADEQEHIAASQAALRDLGKREPDFVHRLSTAVDRWLPTSLACFDDEALPACPAGPHVSSEARDVALRTYRESLAELLGPQGVSPERFLAK, from the coding sequence ATGAGCGAGCGTCCGCCGGCCTGTGCGTGCCTCCAGGCCCTGCTGGAGCGCCAAGGATACCGCGAGCTGGCGGCGGCGCAGCTGTTCTCGAGCGGTGTGGCGCTGGCGCCGACGCTGGACGAAAAGCAGATGCTCGCTCGCCACTGCCTGGACGAGCTGGAGCACTTCGAGATCATCGCCACGCTGCTGGAAGAGCAGGGCGGTGGGGATCTGATGAGCCGCGTCTCGCCCCGGGTCGCGGAGCTCCCGAGCCCCGAGACCTGGCTCGAGATGGTGGTGGTCGGCATCTTGTTCGACCGCGCCGTCTACTATCAGCTCCGCGCTTACGCGGCGGCTCCGGACGCGCGGGTGGCGGAGCTCGCGGTGCGGGTCATCGCCGACGAGCAGGAGCACATCGCCGCGAGCCAGGCCGCGCTCCGCGACCTGGGTAAGCGCGAGCCCGATTTCGTTCACCGGCTCTCGACCGCGGTCGATCGCTGGCTGCCGACCTCCCTTGCCTGCTTCGACGACGAGGCGCTGCCCGCCTGCCCCGCCGGGCCTCACGTCTCGTCCGAGGCCCGCGACGTGGCGCTCCGGACCTACCGCGAGAGCCTGGCGGAGCTCCTGGGCCCGCAGGGCGTCTCGCCGGAGCGCTTCCTGGCCAAATGA
- a CDS encoding zinc-dependent peptidase, with protein sequence MDLHRALARCGGDPPAQDPQAALPQVLRDYAGTNEAELFAVAVEAFFERPEELRARTRSSTRCSRAT encoded by the coding sequence ATGGATCTCCACCGCGCCCTGGCTCGATGCGGTGGCGACCCGCCTGCGCAAGATCCGCAAGCGGCGCTACCCCAGGTGCTGCGCGACTACGCGGGCACGAACGAGGCGGAGCTGTTCGCCGTGGCCGTCGAGGCGTTCTTCGAGCGCCCCGAAGAGCTCCGCGCCAGGACCCGGAGCTCTACGAGATGCTCGCGAGCCACCTGA